Proteins encoded in a region of the Quercus lobata isolate SW786 chromosome 8, ValleyOak3.0 Primary Assembly, whole genome shotgun sequence genome:
- the LOC115957350 gene encoding nucleobase-ascorbate transporter 1 isoform X2 — protein sequence MADITHHPMDQLQDLEYCIDSNPPWVETILLAFQNYILMLGTSVMIPALLVPAMGGTDGDKARVIQTLLFVAGINTLLQALFGTRLPAVVGGSFAYVIPIAYIVNDSQLQRINNSHERFIQTMRAIQGALIVASSIQIILGYSQVWGLFSRFFSPLGMAPVVGLVGLGLFERGFPALGNCVEIGIPMLLLVIGLSQYLKHMRPFRDIPIFERFPVLICIAIIWIYSLILTASGAYRGKPIKTQINCRTDRADLISTAPWFKFPYPLQWGPPTFSAGHSFAMMSAVLVSMVESTGAYKAASRLAIATPPPAYVLSRGIGWQGIGILLDGLFGTCTGSTVSVENVGLLGLTRVGSRRVVQISAGFMIFFSTLGKFGAVFASIPFPIFAALYCVLFGLVASVGLSFLQFTNMNSMRNLIITGLSLFLGISIPQFFNEYWNPSHRGLVHTNAGWWV from the exons ATGGCAGACATTACTCACCATCCCATGGACCAGCTCCAAGACCTTGAGTACTGCATAGACTCCAACCCTCCTTGGG TTGAAACAATCCTGTTGGCATTTCAGAACTACATCCTGATGCTGGGCACAAGTGTAATGATCCCTGCGTTGCTTGTCCCTGCAATGGGTGGCACTGAT GGAGACAAAGCACGTGTTATACAGACTCTACTCTTTGTGGCCGGCATTAACACACTTCTTCAAGCACTTTTTGGAACCAGGTTGCCTGCGGTTGTTGGAGGCTCCTTTGCTTATGTCATTCCCATAGCTTACATTGTAAACGACTCCCAGTTGCAGCGGATTAATAATTCTCATGAA AGATTTATACAAACTATGCGAGCTATTCAGGGAGCTTTAATTGTAGCCTCAAGCATACAAATTATCCTAGGTTACAGCCAAGTTTGGGGTCTCTTTTCACG GTTCTTCAGTCCTCTTGGTATGGCACCAGTGGTTGGATTGGTTGGCTTGGGATTGTTTGAACGTGGATTTCCAGCT TTGGGCAATTGTGTGGAAATTGGGATACCGATGCTGTTGTTGGTCATTGGGTTGTCGCAG TATCTAAAGCACATGAGACCATTTAGAGACATCCCTATTTTTGAGCGGTTTCCAGTTTTGATCTGTATTGCAATCATTTGGATCTATTCCCTTATCTTGACTGCTAGTGGGGCTTATCGAGGCAAGCCCATTAAAACACAGATCAATTGCCGTACTGACAGAGCAGATCTTATATCTACTGCCCCATG GTTCAAGTTTCCCTACCCTCTGCAGTGGGGCCCACCAACATTTTCAGCGGGTCATTCATTTGCCATGATGTCGGCTGTCCTTGTTTCAATGGTTGAG TCAACTGGTGCATACAAGGCAGCATCGAGGTTGGCAATTGCTACTCCACCTCCTGCTTATGTATTGAGCCGGGGCATTGGCTGGCAG GGAATAGGAATCTTGCTTGATGGTCTTTTTGGAACATGCACTGGTTCTACTGTTTCTGT GGAAAATGTAGGACTCCTTGGATTAACTCGAGTAGGAAGTCGCAGAGTTGTTCAAATTTCTGCAGGCTTCATGATATTCTTCTCCACCCTAG GAAAATTTGGAGCTGTGTTTGCATCTATACCCTTCCCGATATTTGCTGCATTGTATTGTGTTCTCTTTGGCCTTGTAG CTTCGGTTGGATTGTCATTTCTTCAATTCACCAATATGAATTCTATGAGAAATCTCATCATTACTGGGCTTTCACTGTTCCTCGGGATATCTATCCCACAATTTTTCAATGAATATTGGAATCCTTCACACCGTGGTCTGGTTCATACTAATGCTGGATGG TGGGTTTGA
- the LOC115956727 gene encoding uncharacterized protein LOC115956727, with protein MYVRFNAQKVGFLGGCKSFIGLDGCHIKHRFGGQILYATAKDANDNIFPVAMAVVEQETKESWIWFLEIFADDIRRLEEFQLVFISNRQKELIPAIETLFLIVEHKYCVKHIYNNFKVDHKGLELKDALWRCAVATIVREFERCMQYIRDLDEKAYEYLANIAPAQWTRSHFTPRALTDCLVNNLSESFNAMILKSRDKPILVMLEWIGVRLMTRYYTKREGIQKYAGKLCSSIQDRLEKLKVESKPFSATPAGSFLYEVGSQYERHVVDLVKKTCNCRSWDLNGIPCKHAITTIYTNIEKPEDYTHSCYFKETYMEIHKEVLPPMPGQSEWVETGQPAPLAPHIYKPPGRPPKQRKRASDEPRNPYKVSRLNRPVRCGKCKKEGHNSRGCKAGITGETPWQRRQRLQKEKAARGGVPAP; from the exons ATGTATGTTAGGTTCAATGCTCAAAAGGTAGGATTTTTAGGTGGATGCAAGTCATTTATAGGTTTAGATGGTTGTCACATAAAGCACAGATTTGGTGGGCAAATCTTATATGCCACTGCCAAGGATGCAAATGACAACATTTTTCCAGTAGCCATGGCTGTTGTGGAACAAGAAACCAAGGAGTCTTGGATatggtttttggaaatttttgctgATGATATAAGGAGACTAGAGGAGTTTCAGTTGGTCTTCATTTCTAATAGGCAAAAG GAGCTTATACCTGCAATAGAGACACTATTCCTTATCGTGGAGCATAAATACTGTGTGAAACACatctacaacaatttcaaagttGATCACAAGGGATTGGAGCTGAAGGATGCATTGTGGAGGTGTGCTGTTGCCACAATAGTAAGGGAGTTTGAGAGATGCATGCAGTACATAAgggatttggatgaaaaggCATATGAGTATCTTGCAAACATTGCACCTGCACAGTGGACAAGGTCACACTTCACTCCTAGGGCCTTAACAGATTGTTTGGTAAATAATTTGAGTGAGTCTTTTAATGCAATGATATTGAAGTCTAGGGACAAGCCTATCTTAGTAATGTTGGAGTGGATTGGGGTTAGACTTATGACTAGGTATTATACAAAAAGAGAAGGGATACAGAAGTATGCTGGAAAGTTGTGTTCAAGCATACAAGATAGGTTGGAGAAATTGAAGGTTGAAAGTAAGCCATTTAGTGCTACCCCAGCTGGTAGTTTCCTTTATGAGGTAGGTAGTCAGTATGAGAGGCATGTAGTTGATTTGGTGAAGAAGACATGTAATTGTAGGTCTTGGGATTTAAATGGCATTCCCTGCAAACATGCCATAACAACCATTTATACAAACATTGAGAAACCAGAAGACTATACCCACTCATGCTACttcaaagaaacttacatgGAGATACACAAGGAGGTACTTCCTCCCATGCCTGGCCAGTCAGAATGGGTTGAGACTGGACAGCCTGCTCCCCTGGCACCTCACATATACAAACCACCAGGCAGACCACCCAAGCAAAGAAAGAGGGCTTCTGATGAGCCTAGGAACCCTTACAAAGTAAGTAGACTGAACAGACCTGTAAGATGTGGGAAATGCAAAAAAGAAGGGCATAATTCAAGAGGGTGCAAGGCTGGCATCACTGGGGAGACACCATGGCAGAGGAGACAAagacttcaaaaagaaaaagct GCAAGAGGAGGAGTGCCTGCACCTTGA
- the LOC115957350 gene encoding nucleobase-ascorbate transporter 1 isoform X1, giving the protein MADITHHPMDQLQDLEYCIDSNPPWVETILLAFQNYILMLGTSVMIPALLVPAMGGTDGDKARVIQTLLFVAGINTLLQALFGTRLPAVVGGSFAYVIPIAYIVNDSQLQRINNSHERFIQTMRAIQGALIVASSIQIILGYSQVWGLFSRFFSPLGMAPVVGLVGLGLFERGFPALGNCVEIGIPMLLLVIGLSQYLKHMRPFRDIPIFERFPVLICIAIIWIYSLILTASGAYRGKPIKTQINCRTDRADLISTAPWFKFPYPLQWGPPTFSAGHSFAMMSAVLVSMVESTGAYKAASRLAIATPPPAYVLSRGIGWQGIGILLDGLFGTCTGSTVSVENVGLLGLTRVGSRRVVQISAGFMIFFSTLGKFGAVFASIPFPIFAALYCVLFGLVASVGLSFLQFTNMNSMRNLIITGLSLFLGISIPQFFNEYWNPSHRGLVHTNAGWFNAFLNTIFSSPATVGLIVAVFLDNTIEVEKSKKDRGMPWWVKFRTFRGDNRNEEFYTLPFNLNRFFPPT; this is encoded by the exons ATGGCAGACATTACTCACCATCCCATGGACCAGCTCCAAGACCTTGAGTACTGCATAGACTCCAACCCTCCTTGGG TTGAAACAATCCTGTTGGCATTTCAGAACTACATCCTGATGCTGGGCACAAGTGTAATGATCCCTGCGTTGCTTGTCCCTGCAATGGGTGGCACTGAT GGAGACAAAGCACGTGTTATACAGACTCTACTCTTTGTGGCCGGCATTAACACACTTCTTCAAGCACTTTTTGGAACCAGGTTGCCTGCGGTTGTTGGAGGCTCCTTTGCTTATGTCATTCCCATAGCTTACATTGTAAACGACTCCCAGTTGCAGCGGATTAATAATTCTCATGAA AGATTTATACAAACTATGCGAGCTATTCAGGGAGCTTTAATTGTAGCCTCAAGCATACAAATTATCCTAGGTTACAGCCAAGTTTGGGGTCTCTTTTCACG GTTCTTCAGTCCTCTTGGTATGGCACCAGTGGTTGGATTGGTTGGCTTGGGATTGTTTGAACGTGGATTTCCAGCT TTGGGCAATTGTGTGGAAATTGGGATACCGATGCTGTTGTTGGTCATTGGGTTGTCGCAG TATCTAAAGCACATGAGACCATTTAGAGACATCCCTATTTTTGAGCGGTTTCCAGTTTTGATCTGTATTGCAATCATTTGGATCTATTCCCTTATCTTGACTGCTAGTGGGGCTTATCGAGGCAAGCCCATTAAAACACAGATCAATTGCCGTACTGACAGAGCAGATCTTATATCTACTGCCCCATG GTTCAAGTTTCCCTACCCTCTGCAGTGGGGCCCACCAACATTTTCAGCGGGTCATTCATTTGCCATGATGTCGGCTGTCCTTGTTTCAATGGTTGAG TCAACTGGTGCATACAAGGCAGCATCGAGGTTGGCAATTGCTACTCCACCTCCTGCTTATGTATTGAGCCGGGGCATTGGCTGGCAG GGAATAGGAATCTTGCTTGATGGTCTTTTTGGAACATGCACTGGTTCTACTGTTTCTGT GGAAAATGTAGGACTCCTTGGATTAACTCGAGTAGGAAGTCGCAGAGTTGTTCAAATTTCTGCAGGCTTCATGATATTCTTCTCCACCCTAG GAAAATTTGGAGCTGTGTTTGCATCTATACCCTTCCCGATATTTGCTGCATTGTATTGTGTTCTCTTTGGCCTTGTAG CTTCGGTTGGATTGTCATTTCTTCAATTCACCAATATGAATTCTATGAGAAATCTCATCATTACTGGGCTTTCACTGTTCCTCGGGATATCTATCCCACAATTTTTCAATGAATATTGGAATCCTTCACACCGTGGTCTGGTTCATACTAATGCTGGATGG TTTAATGCATTTCTAAATACCATATTCTCGTCTCCGGCGACAGTGGGTTTGATTGTCGCAGTGTTTCTTGATAACACAATAGAAGTGGAGAAATCGAAGAAAGACCGAGGGATGCCATGGTGGGTGAAGTTCAGAACATTTAGAGGTGATAACAGAAATGAAGAGTTCTACACTTTGCCATTCAATCTCAATAGGTTCTTCCCTCCAACCTAG